The following coding sequences lie in one Phycisphaerae bacterium genomic window:
- a CDS encoding LamG domain-containing protein has protein sequence MRGDLKARGFGRGPCLAVIVWAAMLMLGPGVSAKPIWCSPFETEQGEAVSQDQIAEVVDNAVGAAGLATGSVTSLPALLYVKHGLYAGLIPSTIDPGGQAASFALSTPDDRRTGINTNLRSDAGNLGSSLTFEGYFYMPNADPVTSPTYIARRLVTQKRSADDGQSRLAIGVHAARVGVVAGLFDYEGFDYAGTTLVGQAGGKGWAQAWVTSGTTAAATLSDDLTSLDSGAFPYDPAGARVSVKSGAAARQLSRSLDLTTEGEVMYVSTLMRKTSTAATSADNLEITLGNSTTNQTIRIGMTSGDAFFLNQAANATGAVVAGDTYFVIAKIVSHAATADECYMSIYGPTDTTPTTEPTTWMLTNTLSGTVMLSYLRIVSGANLDKGEIDEIRVGSTYASVTDPLAPDGDPGEDKNLLATYWAESDGTATGVINHIEYGTTPLEANRWYHFAVTYDSTALRWYLDGNQEGEVLSPSVVGVGTGKIVLANNRSTAATNDRGFYGLLDEIRIWDKVLATDQMLVKGGGTGSGLLWRSTFETSKGQPVTDGQAAETMNCIDNLVGPPNGTPAGVLASFYTAFGQTGVPAVPATIDPAQLTSSFVLSLPDLPNVAVNTNVPSDTGNVANAVTIQGYFNTFRTTPVTASHVGSRLVSMMRSASEGQSRLAIGLAANDDAAPTHNVLSVAWADTSGVVTPVRGTAQIQPNTWYHFALVYDGTDIRWYLDGQLQGEVLAPALASPGSAAIVIGNDRTTGTGGRGFYGLLDKIVVSDHAIAPADFMTVGLDPCLGKWCNRPFADMDDDGDVDQIDFSQYQLCFAEVLVEGNPCLCLDKTGDNKVDATDLAEFAKCVTGPAVSWNSDLTPDCSP, from the coding sequence TTGAAACCGAGCAGGGCGAGGCCGTGAGCCAGGATCAGATCGCCGAGGTCGTGGACAACGCCGTCGGTGCCGCCGGGCTAGCGACCGGCAGTGTAACCAGCCTGCCGGCGCTGCTGTATGTGAAGCACGGCCTGTATGCCGGGCTGATTCCGTCGACGATCGATCCAGGAGGGCAGGCGGCCTCATTCGCGTTGTCCACGCCGGATGACCGCCGGACAGGGATTAACACCAACCTGCGGAGCGATGCCGGGAACCTGGGGAGTAGCCTGACGTTCGAGGGGTATTTCTACATGCCGAACGCGGATCCGGTGACTTCGCCGACCTACATTGCCCGCCGGCTGGTCACGCAGAAGCGATCGGCGGACGACGGGCAGTCGCGCCTGGCGATCGGGGTTCATGCCGCTCGAGTCGGGGTTGTGGCCGGGCTGTTCGACTATGAGGGCTTTGACTACGCCGGGACGACGTTGGTTGGCCAGGCGGGCGGCAAGGGCTGGGCTCAGGCGTGGGTCACCAGCGGGACCACGGCCGCGGCCACCCTGTCGGACGACTTGACCAGTCTGGACTCGGGAGCGTTCCCCTACGATCCGGCGGGAGCCCGGGTCAGCGTCAAGAGCGGCGCAGCGGCCCGGCAGCTCAGCCGGTCTCTCGACCTGACCACGGAAGGCGAGGTGATGTACGTGAGCACGCTGATGCGGAAGACGTCCACCGCCGCCACTTCCGCCGACAACCTGGAGATCACTCTGGGCAACAGCACGACCAACCAGACGATCCGCATCGGCATGACCAGCGGCGACGCGTTCTTCCTGAATCAGGCGGCCAATGCGACGGGCGCGGTGGTCGCAGGCGACACCTACTTCGTGATTGCCAAGATCGTCAGCCACGCCGCGACGGCTGATGAATGCTACATGAGTATCTACGGCCCCACCGATACCACGCCGACTACCGAGCCGACGACCTGGATGTTGACGAATACCCTCAGCGGCACAGTGATGCTGAGCTATCTGCGGATCGTCAGCGGAGCGAATCTGGACAAGGGGGAGATCGACGAGATTCGGGTAGGATCGACGTATGCATCAGTTACCGATCCGCTTGCTCCGGACGGCGATCCGGGGGAGGATAAGAACCTGCTGGCCACGTACTGGGCGGAGTCAGACGGAACAGCCACAGGGGTCATCAACCACATCGAGTATGGAACAACACCCCTCGAAGCGAACCGGTGGTACCACTTCGCGGTGACATACGACAGCACCGCCCTGCGCTGGTATCTGGATGGCAATCAGGAGGGCGAGGTACTCAGCCCAAGCGTAGTTGGCGTCGGGACGGGCAAGATCGTCCTAGCGAATAACCGGAGCACGGCGGCGACCAACGATCGCGGATTCTACGGCTTGCTGGACGAGATCCGGATCTGGGACAAGGTGCTCGCGACCGACCAGATGCTGGTCAAGGGCGGCGGCACGGGCAGCGGTTTGCTGTGGCGGTCCACGTTCGAGACCAGCAAGGGCCAGCCGGTGACCGATGGTCAAGCGGCGGAGACCATGAACTGCATTGACAACCTGGTCGGACCGCCGAACGGCACGCCAGCAGGCGTTCTCGCGAGCTTCTATACCGCTTTCGGCCAGACAGGTGTTCCGGCGGTGCCGGCGACTATAGATCCCGCCCAGCTCACCAGTTCGTTTGTACTGTCTCTGCCGGATCTGCCGAACGTGGCGGTCAACACGAACGTACCCAGCGACACCGGCAATGTGGCCAACGCGGTCACGATCCAGGGTTATTTCAACACCTTCCGGACCACTCCGGTCACGGCGTCGCACGTGGGCAGCCGCCTGGTCAGCATGATGCGCTCGGCGTCTGAAGGCCAGTCGCGGCTGGCAATCGGGCTGGCCGCCAACGACGATGCCGCTCCGACCCACAACGTACTATCCGTGGCTTGGGCCGACACCAGCGGCGTGGTTACGCCCGTGCGAGGCACGGCTCAGATCCAACCCAACACCTGGTACCACTTCGCCTTGGTTTACGACGGCACGGACATCCGCTGGTACCTCGACGGGCAGCTGCAGGGCGAGGTTCTGGCTCCGGCCTTGGCAAGTCCCGGCTCCGCCGCGATCGTCATCGGGAACGACCGCACGACCGGCACCGGAGGCCGCGGCTTCTACGGTCTGCTGGATAAGATCGTCGTCAGCGACCATGCTATCGCTCCAGCGGACTTCATGACCGTGGGGCTCGACCCGTGTCTGGGCAAATGGTGCAACCGGCCGTTCGCCGATATGGACGACGACGGCGACGTGGATCAGATCGACTTCAGCCAGTATCAACTCTGCTTTGCCGAGGTCCTGGTCGAGGGGAATCCGTGTCTCTGCCTGGACAAGACCGGCGACAACAAGGTTGATGCGACCGATCTCGCGGAGTTCGCGAAGTGCGTGACCGGCCCGGCGGTTTCCTGGAATTCGGACCTGACCCCGGACTGCTCACCGTGA